AGGCCAAATACACTAATGCCCTCTTCAACCAGCTCTTTACACATATACTCTGCTCCACCATATCCAGGCAAGAAACCTAGTTTACATCCTTTTGGATAGTATTCCTTACTTTCTTTAATAAAGTCTTTTCTTAAGAATGCCGGATATGTGCAGAATACATAATTTGCATTATCTAAAGCTTTTTTTAGATCAGTTTCTATTTTAATATCAAGATTTGTGTATTCTTTCCCATTTTCAACATCTTCAAATACTAATTTAGAAACATCAAATTCCTTATGAGTGTATATTACAACTTCATGTTTTTTAAGTAGAGCTATTGTACTAGCTAATACTAAACCAATATTACCTGCTCCGACAATACAAATCTTCATTCAAATCATTCCTTTTATCCCTTTTTTTAATTCAACAAAAATAATTCACTTAGTTTTAATTTAATATTAACATTATTTATTTTTAATTAATCGTAAATATCCTTGTATTTTCTAAATAGAATTGTAAATTAAATTATATACTTTTTATTGATCAATATCTTCTAATGCTTCAATGAATATGTCCATAACCTCACTTTCTCCAATAGAAACACGTAAGCAATCTCCTAAGTCAGGAACATCCTTGTATACTTTTATTAAAATTTTCTTTTCTTCTTTCATTCTTTCAACGATTTCAGAAGCATCCACTTTTTTGGGTTTAATAAATATAAAGTTTCCTTCCTTAGCACTTACAGTATATCCTTTTTCAATTAAGGTATCAATTAAATGTTGTTTACCGGTTAATTGCTTTTCTACCAATTCATCAATCATACCTTCTTTTTCCATAATTGATTGAGCAAATAACATTCCAAATGCATTCACATTATGAGGGGTGCATAATTTTTGTACAGTAGCTATTTCTTTAGGTTGGCCGACAACATAGCCTAAACGGCCACCTGCTAAGGAAAATACCTTTGAAAATGTTCTTGTTAATAATACGTGATCATTTTCTAATGCATATTTGATAAATGAATTTGGATAGAAATAGAAATATGCTTCATCAATCAATAAGGTACATTCATGTTTTTTACAAGCTTCTAAAATTCTATCTGCTTCTTCATAGGAGTAAACATCACCAACTGGATTATTTGGGTTTAATATGATTACCAAATCAATATCATCGCTTATTGCATTTATGATATCATCAACATCCATATTTAAATTTTCGTCATACTCGACATGCACGCTTTCTCTTCCATACATTTCACAGTAGACATCATACATTGCATATGATGGAGTCACTGATAAGACTTTTCCTCCAGGCCTACTATATGCCTGTATAACATAACGAATACCTTCAGCAGAACCATTCACTAAACAAATGTTTTCTATTTCAACACCAATGAATTCTGCTAGTTTTGTAGTGAATTCCAGTTGTTCAGGATATTTTGCAACGAACTCTGGTGTAACTTTTGAAAGGACTTCATCAATAAACTCTTGTGATAATCCAACAGGATTTTCGTTTAAGTCCATACGAATATATCCATCTCTTGAATTTTGATCAAAAATTCTAAATAAATCCTCCACATTTTTATTTATATAATACATACGATTCCTCCTACAGATTAATGCCCTTGCTTATTTTATTAAATTTATTAATTCTATTCAATTTTAGCTATTAATTAATTAAATTTTAATAATTAATTAATTAATTTAGGAAATTAGTTAATCAGATAATTAAATTAAATATCAATCCTCTGTTTTTTAATTTTATCAGCTAATTCTTTTCTGTCAGTTTCT
The genomic region above belongs to uncultured Methanobrevibacter sp. and contains:
- a CDS encoding histidinol-phosphate transaminase, with protein sequence MYYINKNVEDLFRIFDQNSRDGYIRMDLNENPVGLSQEFIDEVLSKVTPEFVAKYPEQLEFTTKLAEFIGVEIENICLVNGSAEGIRYVIQAYSRPGGKVLSVTPSYAMYDVYCEMYGRESVHVEYDENLNMDVDDIINAISDDIDLVIILNPNNPVGDVYSYEEADRILEACKKHECTLLIDEAYFYFYPNSFIKYALENDHVLLTRTFSKVFSLAGGRLGYVVGQPKEIATVQKLCTPHNVNAFGMLFAQSIMEKEGMIDELVEKQLTGKQHLIDTLIEKGYTVSAKEGNFIFIKPKKVDASEIVERMKEEKKILIKVYKDVPDLGDCLRVSIGESEVMDIFIEALEDIDQ